A part of Tachyglossus aculeatus isolate mTacAcu1 chromosome X3, mTacAcu1.pri, whole genome shotgun sequence genomic DNA contains:
- the WDR36 gene encoding WD repeat-containing protein 36 isoform X2: MSDGREGRSGSSLFAGFRALGLYCNHLPHVLRYHKRHRRFYVTTCVGKSVHTYKADHLNLVAVSNSLPQDITCLAADRMRIFAAYGNVLCAFTRNKEVTETFKGHQAEIYLVQPFGDHVISIDVESVVIIWHVHSEEEYLQLNFDKAVFKISAVMHPSTYLNKVLFGSEQGSLQLWNIKSNQLLYTFPGWKSGVTTLQQAPALDVIAVGLVSGQIVIHNIKFDETLMKFQQDWGPVTSIAFRTDGHPVMAVGSPIGHIGLWDLEEKKLISQMRNAHSSAIAGLTFITGEPLLITNSADNALKMWRFDGPVGEAQLLRIRRGHSAPPCKIRYHGQNGQQILSAGQDGTLQSFSTVHDKFNKSLGHGVINKKAAKRKRLGKLESLRLPPIRAFVSEEARESDWDGIVACHQGFSSCTTWNFQKCTMGSHKLKPQDELTESSTITATAVEITSCGNFALIGLSSGEVNVYNMQSGMHRGQYGQKTAHQGTVRGVAVDGLNQLTITAGSEGLIKFWNFKSKVLIHTSNLSSSPSMMLLHRDSGILGIATDNFIISVMDIETRRPVRIFSGHQGQITDMAFSPDGRWLLSASMDCTIRVWDLPSGCLIDCFLLDSAATSITISPTGDFLATSHVDDLGIYLWSNVSLYSLVSLRPLPADYMPSVVMLPGTCHVHDAGLPEEIMEPSDEMIEYTSPEQLDEQLVTLSLLSESRWKNLLNLDVIKKRNKPKEPPRVPKSAPFFIPTVPGLIPKYLSSEPADVQKSKIVNLGILAQKSDFYLKLEESLTSTKFAS, from the exons GTAATTCTCTACCACAAGATATTACTTGTTTAGCAGCTGACAGAATGAGAATCTTTGCTGCTTATGGAAATGTTCTTTGTGCGTTTACCCGAAACAAAGAG GTGACTGAAACCTTTAAGGGTCACCAGGCTGAAATCTACCTTGTGCAGCCCTTTGGTGATCACGTGATCTCTATCGATGTCGAAAGTGTTGTCATTATTTGGCACGTACATTCAGAAG aagagtacCTGCAGCTGAACTTTGATAAGGCGGTATTTAAAATTTCTGCAGTTATGCATCCAAGCACCTACTTGAATAAAGTACTTTTTGGCAGTGAACAAGGAAGTCTGCAGTTGTGGAATATAAAGTCCAA TCAGCTTTTATATACGTTTCCAGGATGGAAGTCAGGAGTGACGACTCTCCAGCAG GCACCAGCGTTGGATGTCATTGCAGTTGGTCTTGTATCTGGGCAGATTGTCATTCACAACATTAAATTTGATGAAACATTAATGAAATTTCAACAAGACTGGGGTCCTGTGACTTCAATTGCTTTCCGCACAG ATGGACATCCAGTGATGGCAGTTGGGAGTCCAATTGGCCATATTGGACTCTGGGATCTGGAAGAGAAAAAATTGATCAGTCAGATGAGAAATGCCCATTCTTCAGCAATAGCTGGCCTGACATTTATCACTGGCGAACCACTTCTCATCACAAATAGTGCCGATAATGCCCTTAAG ATGTGGCGATTTGATGGCCCTGTGGGTGAAGCTCAGCTGCTTAGGATAAGGAGGGGACATAGTGCTCCTCCTTGTAAAATCCGATATCATGGGCAAAATGGGCAGCAAATTCTTAGTGCAG GTCAAGATGGGACACTGCAGTCATTTTCCACAGTACATGATAAATTCAATAAGAGTTTGGGACATG GGGTCATAAATAAAAAAGCAGCCAAAAGGAAACGACTTGGGAAATTGGAGTCATTAAGACTCCCACCTATTAGAGCATTTGTATCAG AGGAGGCTCGTGAAAGTGACTGGGATGGAATCGTTGCTTGCCATCAGGGTTTCTCTTCCTGCACAACCTGGAACTTCCAGAAGTGCACCATGGGAAGCCATAAACTGAAGCCCCAAGATGAGCTGACTGAATCCTCGACCATAACTGCAACA GCTGTAGAGATAACCTCCTGTGGAAACTTTGCTCTTATTGGCCTCTCATCAGGAGAGGTGAATGTATATAACATGCAGTCAGGCATGCACCGAGGACAGTATGGCCAGAAAACTG CCCACCAAGGTACAGTAAGAGGAGTAGCGGTGGATGGATTAAATCAGTTGACGATTACAGCTGGTAGTGAAGGTTTAATCAAATTCTGGAATTTTAAGAGTAAAGTTTTAATTCACACTTCAAACCTCAGTTCCTCTCCAAGTATGATGTTGCTGCATAGAGACAG TGGTATCCTGGGAATTGCTACAGACAATTTCATCATTAGTGTTATGGACATAGAAACGAGAAGGCCTGTCAGAATATTTTCTGGACACCAAGGACAAATCACTGATATG GCATTCAGTCCTGATGGTCGTTGGTTACTATCTGCCTCGATGGATTGCACTATTAGGGTTTGGGATCTTCCGTCTGGATG cCTCATTGACTGCTTTTTGTTGGACTCGGCAGCTACTAGCATCACCATCTCtcctactggagattttttggcAACTTCACATGTTGATGACCTGGGAATCTATCTGTG GTCTAATGTTTCCTTGTATTCCCTTGTCTCGTTACGGCCACTTCCTGCGGATTATATGCCTTCGGTAGTAATGCTTCCTGGAACCTGTCATGTTCATG ATGCGGGGCTTCCAGAAGAAATTATGGAACCAAGTGATGAAATGATAGAGTATACGTCACCAGAGCAATTGGATGAGCAGCTGGTGACATTATCATTACTCTCAGAATCAAGGTGGAAAAACCTCCTCAACCTTGATGTTATTAAG AAAAGGAATAAGCCGAAGGAACCACCCAGAGTGCCCAAATCCGCACCATTCTTTATCCCAACAGTTCCTGGTCTCATTCCAAAGTATCTTTCCTCTGAACCAGCTGACGTGCAAAAG TCCAAGATTGTAAATCTGGGAATTTTGGCGCAAAAATCTGACTTCTATCTGAAACTAGAGGAAAGTCTTACCAGTACGAAGT TTGCATCTTAA
- the WDR36 gene encoding WD repeat-containing protein 36 isoform X1: MSDGREGRSGSSLFAGFRALGLYCNHLPHVLRYHKRHRRFYVTTCVGKSVHTYKADHLNLVAVSNSLPQDITCLAADRMRIFAAYGNVLCAFTRNKEVTETFKGHQAEIYLVQPFGDHVISIDVESVVIIWHVHSEEEYLQLNFDKAVFKISAVMHPSTYLNKVLFGSEQGSLQLWNIKSNQLLYTFPGWKSGVTTLQQAPALDVIAVGLVSGQIVIHNIKFDETLMKFQQDWGPVTSIAFRTDGHPVMAVGSPIGHIGLWDLEEKKLISQMRNAHSSAIAGLTFITGEPLLITNSADNALKMWRFDGPVGEAQLLRIRRGHSAPPCKIRYHGQNGQQILSAGQDGTLQSFSTVHDKFNKSLGHGVINKKAAKRKRLGKLESLRLPPIRAFVSEEARESDWDGIVACHQGFSSCTTWNFQKCTMGSHKLKPQDELTESSTITATAVEITSCGNFALIGLSSGEVNVYNMQSGMHRGQYGQKTAHQGTVRGVAVDGLNQLTITAGSEGLIKFWNFKSKVLIHTSNLSSSPSMMLLHRDSGILGIATDNFIISVMDIETRRPVRIFSGHQGQITDMAFSPDGRWLLSASMDCTIRVWDLPSGCLIDCFLLDSAATSITISPTGDFLATSHVDDLGIYLWSNVSLYSLVSLRPLPADYMPSVVMLPGTCHVHDAGLPEEIMEPSDEMIEYTSPEQLDEQLVTLSLLSESRWKNLLNLDVIKKRNKPKEPPRVPKSAPFFIPTVPGLIPKYLSSEPADVQKSKIVNLGILAQKSDFYLKLEESLTSTKYEPPLILLKEMGPSRIETELRGLSPDCGGSVEVMRSFLRMIGTMLRSKQNFELAQAYLALFLKLHLKMLPSEPVLLEEVSKLSMQLEETWLHLQRLFNQSLCVLSYMKSALL, encoded by the exons GTAATTCTCTACCACAAGATATTACTTGTTTAGCAGCTGACAGAATGAGAATCTTTGCTGCTTATGGAAATGTTCTTTGTGCGTTTACCCGAAACAAAGAG GTGACTGAAACCTTTAAGGGTCACCAGGCTGAAATCTACCTTGTGCAGCCCTTTGGTGATCACGTGATCTCTATCGATGTCGAAAGTGTTGTCATTATTTGGCACGTACATTCAGAAG aagagtacCTGCAGCTGAACTTTGATAAGGCGGTATTTAAAATTTCTGCAGTTATGCATCCAAGCACCTACTTGAATAAAGTACTTTTTGGCAGTGAACAAGGAAGTCTGCAGTTGTGGAATATAAAGTCCAA TCAGCTTTTATATACGTTTCCAGGATGGAAGTCAGGAGTGACGACTCTCCAGCAG GCACCAGCGTTGGATGTCATTGCAGTTGGTCTTGTATCTGGGCAGATTGTCATTCACAACATTAAATTTGATGAAACATTAATGAAATTTCAACAAGACTGGGGTCCTGTGACTTCAATTGCTTTCCGCACAG ATGGACATCCAGTGATGGCAGTTGGGAGTCCAATTGGCCATATTGGACTCTGGGATCTGGAAGAGAAAAAATTGATCAGTCAGATGAGAAATGCCCATTCTTCAGCAATAGCTGGCCTGACATTTATCACTGGCGAACCACTTCTCATCACAAATAGTGCCGATAATGCCCTTAAG ATGTGGCGATTTGATGGCCCTGTGGGTGAAGCTCAGCTGCTTAGGATAAGGAGGGGACATAGTGCTCCTCCTTGTAAAATCCGATATCATGGGCAAAATGGGCAGCAAATTCTTAGTGCAG GTCAAGATGGGACACTGCAGTCATTTTCCACAGTACATGATAAATTCAATAAGAGTTTGGGACATG GGGTCATAAATAAAAAAGCAGCCAAAAGGAAACGACTTGGGAAATTGGAGTCATTAAGACTCCCACCTATTAGAGCATTTGTATCAG AGGAGGCTCGTGAAAGTGACTGGGATGGAATCGTTGCTTGCCATCAGGGTTTCTCTTCCTGCACAACCTGGAACTTCCAGAAGTGCACCATGGGAAGCCATAAACTGAAGCCCCAAGATGAGCTGACTGAATCCTCGACCATAACTGCAACA GCTGTAGAGATAACCTCCTGTGGAAACTTTGCTCTTATTGGCCTCTCATCAGGAGAGGTGAATGTATATAACATGCAGTCAGGCATGCACCGAGGACAGTATGGCCAGAAAACTG CCCACCAAGGTACAGTAAGAGGAGTAGCGGTGGATGGATTAAATCAGTTGACGATTACAGCTGGTAGTGAAGGTTTAATCAAATTCTGGAATTTTAAGAGTAAAGTTTTAATTCACACTTCAAACCTCAGTTCCTCTCCAAGTATGATGTTGCTGCATAGAGACAG TGGTATCCTGGGAATTGCTACAGACAATTTCATCATTAGTGTTATGGACATAGAAACGAGAAGGCCTGTCAGAATATTTTCTGGACACCAAGGACAAATCACTGATATG GCATTCAGTCCTGATGGTCGTTGGTTACTATCTGCCTCGATGGATTGCACTATTAGGGTTTGGGATCTTCCGTCTGGATG cCTCATTGACTGCTTTTTGTTGGACTCGGCAGCTACTAGCATCACCATCTCtcctactggagattttttggcAACTTCACATGTTGATGACCTGGGAATCTATCTGTG GTCTAATGTTTCCTTGTATTCCCTTGTCTCGTTACGGCCACTTCCTGCGGATTATATGCCTTCGGTAGTAATGCTTCCTGGAACCTGTCATGTTCATG ATGCGGGGCTTCCAGAAGAAATTATGGAACCAAGTGATGAAATGATAGAGTATACGTCACCAGAGCAATTGGATGAGCAGCTGGTGACATTATCATTACTCTCAGAATCAAGGTGGAAAAACCTCCTCAACCTTGATGTTATTAAG AAAAGGAATAAGCCGAAGGAACCACCCAGAGTGCCCAAATCCGCACCATTCTTTATCCCAACAGTTCCTGGTCTCATTCCAAAGTATCTTTCCTCTGAACCAGCTGACGTGCAAAAG TCCAAGATTGTAAATCTGGGAATTTTGGCGCAAAAATCTGACTTCTATCTGAAACTAGAGGAAAGTCTTACCAGTACGAAGT ACGAACCTCCACTTATCCTTCTGAAAGAAATGGGTCCTTCAAGGATTGAAACAGAGCTACGAGGCTTATCTCCAGATTGCGGCGGTTCTGTAGAAGTGATGCGAAGTTTCTTGAGAATGATTGGGACGATGTTACGCTCCAAGCAAAATTTCGAACTGGCCCAGGCTTACCTTGCCTTGTTTTTGAAG TTGCATCTTAAAATGCTTCCTTCGGAGCCAGTGTTACTTGAAGAAGTATCCAAATTGTCAATGCAATTGGAAGAAACCTGGCTCCATCTGCAAAGGCTCTTCAATCAAAGTCTCTGTGTTTTGAGTTACATGAAGAGCGCTTTATTGTGA